The following proteins come from a genomic window of Etheostoma spectabile isolate EspeVRDwgs_2016 unplaced genomic scaffold, UIUC_Espe_1.0 scaffold00018922, whole genome shotgun sequence:
- the LOC116683327 gene encoding scavenger receptor cysteine-rich domain-containing group B protein produces the protein MTEPNSTAVEGPVHLANGGTSSCSGRVEIFLRGQWGTVCDDSWDLVDAQVVCRQLGCGRAMSAPQSARFGQGSGPIWLDNVNCTGSESKLSECSHRGVGLHDCNHNEDAGVVCEEPNSTAVEGQVHLANGGNSSCSGRVEIFLRGLWGTVCDDSWDLVDAQVVCRQLGCGRAMSAPQRARFGQGSGPIWLDDVNCTGSESKLSECSHNGVGSHDCNHNEDAGVVCEGKYKCVQLKAMKSHCVTCCLWCTTTDRKQ, from the exons ATGACAG AACCCAACAGCACAGCCGTTGAGGGGCCGGTCCATCTGGCCAATGGAGGAACCAGCTCCTGTTCTGGCAGAGTAGAGATCTTCCTACGTGGACAGTGGGGGACGGTTTGTGACGATTCCTGGGACCTGGTTGATGCTCAGGTGGTGTGTAGACAGCTGGGCTGTGGTAGGGCCATGTCAGCACCACAAAGTGCACGCTTTGGACAGGGCAGTGGGCCCATCTGGTTGGATAATGTCAATTGCACAGGCAGCGAATCAAAGCTCAGCGAGTGCAGCCACAGGGGGGTTGGATTGCACGACTGTAATCACAATGAGGATGCTGGTGTGGTCTGCgaag AACCCAACAGCACAGCAGTTGAGGGGCAGGTCCATCTGGCCAATGGAGGAAACAGCTCCTGTTCTGGCAGAGTAGAGATCTTCCTACGTGGACTGTGGGGGACGGTTTGTGACGATTCCTGGGACCTGGTTGATGCTCAGGTGGTGTGTAGACAGCTGGGCTGTGGCAGGGCCATGTCAGCACCACAACGTGCACGCTTTGGACAGGGCAGTGGGCCCATCTGGTTGGATGATGTCAATTGCACAGGCAGCGAATCAAAGCTCAGCGAGTGCAGCCACAATGGGGTTGGATCCCACGACTGTAATCACAATGAGGATGCTGGTGTGGTCTGCgaaggtaaatacaaatgtgtacaacTAAAGGCAATGAAGTCTCACTGTGTAACATGCTGTCTATGGTGTACCACCACGGACAGAAAGCAGTGA